From the genome of Natrinema marinum:
GGTCGAGCACGTCGGAATCAGCAACTTCGACGTCGGCGGGCTCGAGGCGGCGATGAACCACTCCGAGACGCCGATCGTCACGAACCAGGTGAAGTATCATCCCTATCATCAGCCCGACGACCTCGTCGCGTACTGCCTCGAGCACGATGTCCTCCTGACGGCGTACAGCCCGCTCGCAGAGGGGAGCGTCGTCGGCGACGACCGCCTCGAAACGATCGGCGAGGGGTACGGCAAGTCGGCCGCGCAGGTGACGCTGCGGTGGCTCCTCCAGCACCCCTATGTCGCGCCGATCCCGAAGGCCTCGAGCCGGAAGCACATCGAGGCGAACGCCGACATCTTCGACTTCGAGCTCACCGACGAGGAGATGCGCGCGGTGTTCGAACTCGACGGCGGACTCTCGGACCGACTGGCCGACCGTCTGGGCCTGTAGCACGCCGTGGCGGAGCGCGGTCGCGGCGAAAACGCGACGAAAAATCACAACAGTAACGCCGCCGGTCCGTGGAGTACAGCCCGATGCACTTCGATCACGCCGGTATCGCGATCGACGACGCACAGGCGCTCGCGGAACTGTACGGCGACCTCTTCGGCCTTGAGGTCGCCCACGAGGAGGAGTTCGACGGCATGCGCGTCGTCTTCCTCGACTGCGGCGACGGCTACTTCGAACTGCTCGAGCCCCTCGACGACGACGGGACGATCGCCCGCTACCTCGAGGACGGTGGCGCGGGCATCCACCACCTCGCGCTCGCGACCGACGACATCGAGGGCGCACTCGAGACGGTCCGCGACCACGACGTGACGCTGATCGACGAGGAGCCGCGGCCGGGCGCGTGGGGCCACTCCGTCGCCTTCTTGCATCCGAAAGACACTGGTGGCATTCTGGTCGAACTGGTCGAACACTGAGAGGCCGGCCGACGGCTCACCCGTTCGCTCGTTCCGTTTCCGACTCGGCCGGCGAGTACTCGGCCGTCCCGATCCGCCGACGCTCGCCGCGTGACTCGTGAAAGAGGACGACGTGACCGGGATAGCGCCCCTCGAGTTCGAGCCGAGCGTCGTAGTCGACGACGCCGAGACAGTCGACGCAGCCGGCGGCCGACTGCTCGCCGCTGGCGACGACGAGCGCGAGCGCGTCCCGGCGTTCGTCGTAGCTTACCTCGGCGATCGATGGCTCGTAACACGGCGTCGGCGTCGTGAGCTGCCCCGCCACGACCACCGACTCGGCCGCGAAGTCGACGGTCGCACTGTCGCCGTCGCGTTCGTTCGCACAGCTTTGCGCTACGGTCTCGATCGAGTCCCCTGCGATCCGGAGTTCGGGGCAGGCGATCGATTCCGAGACCGACTTCGTTCCGGTTCCGTGCTCGCCCAGCGTCACGGTCGTCGACGAGCGCGTACAGTCGAACGGCTCGCGATCGATCGCGGTAGCCGCGCTCGATTCGCCGCCGGGACGGTCGATCGTCACGGTGACCGTATACGAACGCGGCTCGGCGAGGACGACCTCGAGCGCGTCGTCCGCGGGAACGGTGAACGCCCGCGCGAGTAGTTCGTCGTCCTCGTCGGCCGTGACCTCGACCGAGACCGTTCGCTCCGCGCCGCTCTCGTTTCGGAAGACGAGTTCGTGGGGCGGATGGGCGGCCGGAAACGGGACCGAATCGAGGTCACCGACGACGAGCGTCCGTCGCGACTCGTCGCCGCCTTCGGTGCCGGCATCGTCGGCTCTCGAGGAGTCGTCTTGGCGCGCTCGCGGGCCTTCGAACGCCGATCCGACGCAACCCGCCAGACCACAGAGCGCGCCGGCCGAACCGCCGAGTAAGGTGCGCCGTCGCATACCGGATGCAACGACGATGTGACATAAACACCTTTGTCAGCCGCGCTAACCCATCGTTTCGAGTGACTGTCGGAGAGAGATCGGAGAGCGACGCATCGCTCGGACTTTTCGCCTATGCGGTGGCGCGTGCTGTGCGACGGTTCATCGTCGGCGAACCGTCTGCTCGATACCGCGCGAGCGAATCGGTTGGGGAGAGTGTGGAATTCCTTGTGTCCACGATAGCAAGACGCGTTGTTTACCGGCACTCTCGTTTGGTTCTCTGCACAGTATCCGTGGCTACCTACCGAATCGGAGCATCAGTTTCGAAACGGAACCCAACTGGCAGAACTGCGCTAGCAACGACTGGAATATCCGTGTATCAGCCGAAGTTCTCGATCAGCGCGTCGTCCTGATCGCCGCCGTCGGCCTCGATCGCCTCGGCGACGGCCGTGACGAAGTCGTCGAAACCGAACGCGTACAGCTGCCCCGCTTCCCGGTGGGTCGTGACCGCCTCGGCCAGCTCGTCGTCCGCGCCCGCCTCGAGGACGACGACCGTCGCACCGGCATCTTCGAGGGCCTCGAGCCGATCGGTGTGTGCGGGCTCGGCGGCCCGGTAGATCACCGTCGCTTCGTGGCCCGCCTCGTGGGCGGCTTCGGCGATGGCGACCGCCGCGCCGACGCCGGGGCCGCCGGCGACCGCGACGACATCGCCCTCTCCGTCGTAGGTGATTCGGCCGAAGGGCCCTTCGACGTGGACGGTCTCGCCGGCCTCGAGGTCGGCGAGCCACGGCGAGAGGTCGCCGTCGGGATCGATCCCGACCGTGAGTTCGAACGTCTCACCGACCGACGGTGAGGAGAGCGTGTAGTGGCGGGCGAGCTCCTCGTCGTCGGGCGCGGCGCGCAGCAAGACGAACTGTCCCGGCAGGGCGTCGAACCCCGCGGGCGTCTCGAGCTCGAGCGCGACGGTGTCGGGACCGACTTCGGTGACCGATGCGACGGTGACTGACGTCCCATCCATGTCGAACCGGTTCGGACGCGGGTTGAAAAGGCGTTCCGTTCCGCCGCGACGGGCCGCCGACTTCAGTTACCGATAGCCGTCCTGAACGAGTTCGGACAACACGTGACCACTCACACAACGTTTCTGGTTTCTTCACCTCGTTAACCGATCGCCGTATTATTCTTAACGATTAATTGGAACTGTCCTCCCCTACCGAACATATCACCCACTGTTGCGGTTGTCCGGTTGGGGTTTCAGAAGCCTTTTCATTTATGGGGGGCAAGGCTCAGCATAACATGGCTGAGGATCTCAACTGGGCGATCGGAGGCGAGGCCGGCGACGGTATCGACTCCACGGGCAAAATCTTCGCTCAGGCACTTTCCCGAGCCGGACGGCACGTATTCACGTCGAAAGACTTCGCGTCGCGGATCCGCGGCGGCTACACAGCCTACAAGATCCGAACGTCGGTCGACCGAGTCCAGAGCGTCGTCGACCGCCTCGACATTCTGGTCGCGCTGACCCAGCGGACCATCGACGAGAATCTCGACGAACTCCACGAGGGCAGCGCCATCATCTACGACGGCGAGCGCTCCTGGGAGGCCGAGATTCCCGACGAGATGACGGCGGTCGACGTCCCCCTGAAATCGCTGGCCGAGGACGCCGGCGGCGCGATCATGCGCAACGTCGTGGCGCTCGGTGCCGCCTGTAAGATCACCGGCTTCGATGTCGAGTACTTGGACGAAGCCCTCGAGAAGCGCTTCGGCGGCAAGGGCTCGAAGATCGTCGAGAACAACAAGGAGGCGGCCCGTCTCGGACAAGAGTACGTCGAGGAGCACTACGACCTCGAGCATCTCGGCTACAACGTCGACGTGACCGACAACGATTACGTCCTGCTCAACGGCAACGAGGCGATCGGTATGGGTGCAATCGCCGCCGGCTGTCGGTTCTACGCCGGCTACCCCATCACGCCCGCGACGTCGATCATGGAGTACCTGACCGGCCGAATCGAGGACTACGGCGGCCACGTCGTCCAGGCCGAAGACGAGTTGTCGGCAATCAACATGGCACTCGGGGCCGCCCGGTCCGGTGCGCGGTCTATGACCGCCACGTCTGGCGCCGGAATCGACCTGATGACCGAGACGTTCGGGCTGGTCGCGACCAGCGAGACGCCGCTGGTCATCACCGACGTGCAGCGGTCGGGCCCCTCGACGGGGATGCCGACGAAACAGGAACAGGGCGACCTCAACATGGCGTTGTACGGCGGCCACGGCGAGGTGCCGCGGTTCATGATCACCCCGACGTCGATCGACGAGTGCTTCTGGAAGACCATCGAGGCGTTCAATCTGGCGGAGAAGTACCAGACGCCGGTCTTCCTCGTCTCCGATCTGGCGATGTCGGTCACCGAACAGACGTTCGAACCCGAGACGTTCGACATGGACGCTGTCGAGATCGACCGCGGCAAACTCGTCGACGAGGACGAAGTCGACGAGTGGCTCGATTCGCAGGGTCGGTTCCGCGCCCACGCCGTCACCGAGGACGGCGTCAGCCCGCGCGCGATCCCCGGCACGACCGACGGCGCCCACATGTCTACCGGCCTCGAGCACGACGAACTCGGTCGGCGTACTGAGGAGGAAGACGAACGCGTTCAGCAGGTCGACAAGCGATACCGCAAGGTCGAGACCGCACAGAACGACGAGGACTGGGACTACCGCGAGTTCGGTGACGAAGACGCCGATAACCTCGTCATCTCGTGGGGATCGAACGAGGGCGCGCTCGTCGAAGCCCTCGAGTACCTCGAGGAAGACGGGATCGACGTCCGCGTCATCTCGGTGCCGTACATCTTCCCGCGGCCGGATCTGACCGAGGAGATCGAGGCCGCCGACGACACGATCGTCGTCGAGTGTAACGCGACCGGCCAGTTCGCCGACGTAATCGAACACGACGTGCTGACTCGTGTCAAGCGCATCAACAAGTACACCGGCGTACGATTCAAGGCCGACGAACTCGCAGCACAGATCACCGAGCGACTCTCCGAGGAGGTACCAGCATAATGAGCTCCGACGTACGATTCACCGACTTCAAATCCGACAAGCAACCCACGTGGTGTCCCGGCTGCGGCGACTTCGGGACCATGAACGGCATGATGAAAGCCCTTGCAGAGACCGGCAACGACCCCGACAACACGTTCGTCGTCGCCGGCATCGGCTGTTCCGGTAAGATCGGGACCT
Proteins encoded in this window:
- a CDS encoding aldo/keto reductase, which gives rise to MSTDSTTGTIVARGADVPALGLGTARMTGDDCRRAVETALAVGYRHVDTAQMYDNEVAVGRAITESEVDREEVFVVTKIHPSNAAPADVRESTQRSLERLELQTVDLLLLHAPSDRAPLEATIAAMNDCQHDGLVEHVGISNFDVGGLEAAMNHSETPIVTNQVKYHPYHQPDDLVAYCLEHDVLLTAYSPLAEGSVVGDDRLETIGEGYGKSAAQVTLRWLLQHPYVAPIPKASSRKHIEANADIFDFELTDEEMRAVFELDGGLSDRLADRLGL
- a CDS encoding 2-oxoacid:acceptor oxidoreductase subunit alpha: MAEDLNWAIGGEAGDGIDSTGKIFAQALSRAGRHVFTSKDFASRIRGGYTAYKIRTSVDRVQSVVDRLDILVALTQRTIDENLDELHEGSAIIYDGERSWEAEIPDEMTAVDVPLKSLAEDAGGAIMRNVVALGAACKITGFDVEYLDEALEKRFGGKGSKIVENNKEAARLGQEYVEEHYDLEHLGYNVDVTDNDYVLLNGNEAIGMGAIAAGCRFYAGYPITPATSIMEYLTGRIEDYGGHVVQAEDELSAINMALGAARSGARSMTATSGAGIDLMTETFGLVATSETPLVITDVQRSGPSTGMPTKQEQGDLNMALYGGHGEVPRFMITPTSIDECFWKTIEAFNLAEKYQTPVFLVSDLAMSVTEQTFEPETFDMDAVEIDRGKLVDEDEVDEWLDSQGRFRAHAVTEDGVSPRAIPGTTDGAHMSTGLEHDELGRRTEEEDERVQQVDKRYRKVETAQNDEDWDYREFGDEDADNLVISWGSNEGALVEALEYLEEDGIDVRVISVPYIFPRPDLTEEIEAADDTIVVECNATGQFADVIEHDVLTRVKRINKYTGVRFKADELAAQITERLSEEVPA
- a CDS encoding FAD-dependent oxidoreductase, with the translated sequence MDGTSVTVASVTEVGPDTVALELETPAGFDALPGQFVLLRAAPDDEELARHYTLSSPSVGETFELTVGIDPDGDLSPWLADLEAGETVHVEGPFGRITYDGEGDVVAVAGGPGVGAAVAIAEAAHEAGHEATVIYRAAEPAHTDRLEALEDAGATVVVLEAGADDELAEAVTTHREAGQLYAFGFDDFVTAVAEAIEADGGDQDDALIENFG
- the mce gene encoding methylmalonyl-CoA epimerase encodes the protein MHFDHAGIAIDDAQALAELYGDLFGLEVAHEEEFDGMRVVFLDCGDGYFELLEPLDDDGTIARYLEDGGAGIHHLALATDDIEGALETVRDHDVTLIDEEPRPGAWGHSVAFLHPKDTGGILVELVEH